In the Xiamenia xianingshaonis genome, one interval contains:
- a CDS encoding MBOAT family O-acyltransferase: protein MVFSSLVFLFAFLAIYLGVYFAVPDHLKNPVLLAASLIFYAWGGPQFLLLLVGETAVSWFAGLRIARASTKRIRTFWLVIDLVVLLGLLAYFKYATWILGDIQGLFGVPEVVPDIVLPIGISFYTFQLISYVADVYAGQVEAQPKCWKLLLYSSMFFQCIAGPIVRYDTVAADIDHRRVTQADVYLGIRRFCIGLAKKAVLANGCASVADTLLPIGTDGIFTQVAAGLWLGMLFYMLQIYFDFSAYSDMAIGLGRMIGFRFLENFNYPYACTSVQDFWRRWHISLSTFFRDYVYIPLGGSRCAPALIVRNMAVVWFLTGLWHGASWNYILWGLYYLVFLLFERFVLKGRIPRAAGHVYSLVVVFFGWVLFKFENSAELMAVLGGMFGLTGNGLMSMEVSTLLLQNVFFLAFCLIACTSVGKSLHGRFFQAAKGNPRLFGLFNVTEFATPIALLLLSTIALAGASYNPFIYFQF from the coding sequence ATGGTTTTTTCCAGCCTGGTCTTCCTGTTCGCATTCCTCGCCATCTACCTTGGCGTGTATTTTGCCGTTCCCGACCACCTGAAAAACCCGGTGCTCCTGGCGGCCTCGCTGATCTTTTACGCGTGGGGCGGCCCGCAGTTTCTGCTCCTTCTGGTAGGCGAGACCGCCGTCAGCTGGTTCGCCGGGCTGCGCATCGCCCGTGCTTCGACGAAGCGCATTCGAACGTTTTGGCTGGTCATCGACCTTGTCGTGCTGCTCGGTTTGCTCGCCTACTTCAAATACGCCACCTGGATCCTTGGCGACATCCAAGGGCTTTTCGGCGTGCCGGAAGTCGTGCCGGACATCGTGCTGCCCATCGGCATTTCCTTCTATACGTTCCAGCTCATCTCGTATGTTGCCGACGTGTATGCCGGCCAGGTGGAAGCGCAGCCGAAATGCTGGAAGCTGCTGCTGTATTCGTCGATGTTCTTCCAGTGCATCGCCGGCCCCATCGTGCGCTACGACACGGTCGCCGCCGACATAGACCATCGCCGCGTGACCCAGGCCGACGTTTACCTGGGCATTCGCCGCTTCTGCATCGGGCTGGCGAAAAAAGCCGTCCTGGCCAACGGCTGCGCCAGCGTCGCCGACACGCTGCTGCCCATCGGCACCGACGGCATCTTCACCCAGGTCGCCGCCGGGTTGTGGCTCGGCATGCTCTTCTACATGCTGCAGATCTACTTCGACTTCTCGGCCTATTCCGACATGGCCATCGGCCTGGGCCGCATGATCGGGTTCCGCTTCCTGGAAAACTTCAACTACCCCTATGCCTGCACCTCGGTGCAGGATTTTTGGCGCCGCTGGCACATTTCGCTGTCGACCTTCTTTCGCGACTACGTCTACATCCCGCTCGGCGGCAGCCGCTGCGCGCCCGCCCTCATCGTCCGCAACATGGCGGTCGTGTGGTTCCTCACAGGCCTGTGGCACGGCGCCAGCTGGAACTACATTCTGTGGGGCCTGTATTACCTGGTGTTTCTCCTGTTCGAGCGCTTCGTCCTGAAAGGTCGCATCCCTCGGGCCGCAGGCCATGTCTATTCGCTCGTCGTCGTGTTCTTCGGCTGGGTGCTGTTCAAGTTCGAGAACTCCGCCGAGCTCATGGCCGTGCTCGGCGGCATGTTCGGTCTCACGGGCAACGGCCTCATGTCGATGGAGGTGTCCACGCTGCTGCTGCAAAACGTGTTCTTCCTGGCGTTTTGCTTGATCGCCTGCACAAGCGTCGGGAAGAGCCTGCACGGGCGCTTCTTCCAGGCCGCCAAGGGCAACCCGCGGCTGTTTGGGCTGTTCAACGTCACGGAATTCGCCACGCCGATCGCGCTGCTGCTGCTTTCCACCATCGCGCTCGCCGGCGCAAGCTACAACCCGTTCATCTATTTCCAGTTCTAG
- the coaE gene encoding dephospho-CoA kinase (Dephospho-CoA kinase (CoaE) performs the final step in coenzyme A biosynthesis.): protein MKKLFIIGGMGAGKSTARKVLVDEGIPNIDLDQVGHDVLLWPTVKSDLIEAFGTDILGADGEVDRAALAAKAFVSAAETRKLNRITLPRIEESFTDQVADLKKQGYKAVVVEYSVFKNRQTSLAYDADVVIAVLAPLDQRIERAVRSGWDEADVRRRIAQQITDAERIEASDVVFDNDGTPEELRNKVLVWWNEYKKTL, encoded by the coding sequence ATGAAGAAGCTCTTCATCATTGGAGGAATGGGCGCGGGAAAATCGACGGCCCGCAAGGTTTTGGTTGACGAGGGCATTCCCAACATCGATCTCGACCAGGTGGGGCATGACGTCTTGCTGTGGCCGACGGTGAAAAGCGATCTGATCGAAGCGTTTGGGACCGACATTTTGGGCGCGGACGGAGAAGTCGACCGCGCGGCGCTGGCGGCCAAGGCGTTCGTGAGCGCGGCGGAAACGCGCAAGCTGAACCGCATCACGTTGCCGCGCATTGAGGAATCGTTCACTGACCAAGTTGCTGACCTGAAGAAACAGGGCTACAAGGCGGTCGTGGTGGAATATTCGGTCTTCAAGAACCGTCAAACGTCGCTCGCCTACGACGCCGACGTGGTCATCGCCGTGCTGGCTCCCCTCGACCAGCGCATCGAGCGCGCCGTGCGGTCGGGCTGGGACGAAGCCGACGTGCGCCGTCGCATCGCGCAGCAGATCACCGACGCCGAGCGCATCGAGGCGTCCGACGTGGTGTTCGACAACGACGGCACGCCCGAAGAACTGCGCAACAAGGTGCTCGTCTGGTGGAACGAATACAAAAAGACGCTGTAG
- a CDS encoding acyltransferase family protein, whose amino-acid sequence MRTEAERQQRQTASAGAERQQRQAAGTPAPRARRQQKIKTHYIPSLDGLRALAVLAVIAYHMGAVWAPGGLLGVTVFFVLSGYLITSLLLIEIHNTGTINLPQFWLRRVRRLLPAIVLVIVSIGAVCTVCNHELLTKLRQDALPALCWITNWWYIFHDVSYFEALGAPSPLTHFWSLAIEEQFYLIWPLILFGAHKLGVPRNIMRNLTLVLALASAAEMALLFDPAADPSRVYYGTDTRAFSLLIGAWLAYVWPSHQLGSDREIQLAPTTKLVLDGVGLAALAGLLVMIATIDGFSPFLYRGGILLASVLTAVVIAVLVHPASLLGRIAGFKPFVWIGLRSYGIYLWHYPIILLITPPSAIGEHPWWLYLIELVIIFVCAALSYRFVEDPFRHGALGAFVRSLRDGTLDMREWFYRNAIPACVGAVLLVTCVGGLIFVPDTSAIEGADLLKDESAHVAGLPEATEAAADDEPKLDVLMIGDSVSVRTIPYFEETFPYGAIDAAVNRQLYEGQQVYDYYANQDIVGDVVVIALGTNGVATDEQLDDFIADIGADKKIFFINTRSPLEWVGETNDAIARAADRHDNVSMIDWYGLSEGQFSWFDGDDTHLSEEGAQAYISMVNDAIGALLPEHEEGDEAVDVRNPNEQPSREELRDQFLSYQEGYDGTLTGKFEGTLAADDAGEAAPADEEAVDENAAAA is encoded by the coding sequence GTGCGCACCGAAGCCGAACGGCAGCAACGCCAGACGGCCAGCGCCGGGGCCGAAAGGCAGCAGCGCCAGGCGGCTGGCACCCCGGCCCCCCGTGCGCGCAGGCAGCAGAAGATCAAGACGCACTATATTCCCAGCCTCGACGGACTGCGGGCCCTGGCGGTGCTCGCCGTCATCGCCTACCACATGGGGGCGGTTTGGGCTCCGGGCGGCCTGCTCGGCGTCACGGTGTTCTTCGTGCTGTCGGGCTACCTCATCACCAGCCTGCTGCTCATCGAAATCCACAACACCGGCACCATCAACCTGCCGCAGTTCTGGCTGCGGCGCGTGCGACGGCTGCTTCCGGCCATCGTGCTCGTCATCGTGTCGATCGGCGCGGTCTGCACCGTCTGCAACCACGAGCTGCTCACGAAGCTGCGCCAAGACGCGCTGCCGGCGCTGTGCTGGATCACCAACTGGTGGTACATCTTCCACGACGTGTCCTACTTCGAGGCGCTCGGGGCGCCCTCGCCCCTCACCCACTTCTGGTCGCTGGCCATCGAAGAGCAGTTCTATCTCATTTGGCCGCTCATCCTCTTCGGGGCGCACAAGCTCGGCGTGCCGCGCAACATCATGCGCAACCTCACGCTCGTCTTAGCGCTGGCGTCCGCCGCTGAAATGGCACTGCTGTTCGACCCTGCCGCCGACCCGAGCCGTGTGTACTACGGCACCGATACGCGAGCGTTTTCCCTGCTCATTGGCGCATGGCTTGCGTATGTGTGGCCCAGCCACCAGCTGGGGTCCGACCGCGAGATCCAGCTTGCGCCCACGACCAAGCTCGTCCTTGACGGGGTGGGGCTGGCCGCGCTTGCCGGACTGCTCGTCATGATCGCCACGATCGACGGCTTCTCGCCGTTCCTCTACCGCGGCGGCATACTGCTCGCATCCGTTCTGACCGCCGTCGTCATCGCCGTGCTCGTGCATCCCGCAAGCCTGCTCGGGCGCATCGCGGGCTTCAAGCCGTTCGTATGGATCGGCCTGCGCTCGTACGGAATCTACCTGTGGCACTACCCCATCATCTTGCTCATCACGCCGCCGTCGGCCATCGGCGAGCATCCGTGGTGGCTTTATCTTATTGAATTGGTCATCATTTTCGTCTGCGCAGCGCTGTCGTACCGCTTTGTCGAAGACCCGTTCCGGCACGGCGCGCTGGGAGCCTTCGTGCGCTCGCTGCGCGACGGCACGCTCGACATGCGCGAATGGTTCTACCGAAACGCCATTCCGGCCTGCGTGGGAGCCGTGCTGCTGGTCACGTGCGTCGGCGGCCTCATATTCGTGCCCGACACGTCCGCCATCGAAGGAGCCGACCTGCTCAAGGACGAAAGCGCGCACGTGGCCGGCCTGCCGGAGGCGACTGAAGCGGCGGCCGACGACGAGCCGAAGCTCGACGTGCTGATGATCGGCGACTCAGTTTCGGTGCGAACGATTCCCTATTTCGAAGAAACGTTCCCCTACGGCGCCATCGATGCAGCGGTCAACCGGCAGTTGTACGAGGGCCAGCAAGTGTACGACTACTACGCCAATCAAGACATTGTCGGCGACGTGGTCGTGATCGCACTGGGAACCAACGGCGTTGCGACCGACGAGCAGCTTGACGACTTCATTGCCGACATCGGGGCAGACAAGAAGATCTTCTTCATAAACACCCGCAGCCCGCTCGAATGGGTCGGCGAAACCAACGACGCCATTGCCCGCGCGGCGGACCGCCATGACAACGTGTCGATGATCGACTGGTACGGCTTGAGCGAGGGGCAGTTCTCGTGGTTCGACGGCGATGACACGCACCTGTCCGAAGAGGGCGCGCAGGCGTACATCTCGATGGTCAACGACGCGATCGGGGCGCTACTGCCCGAACACGAAGAAGGCGATGAGGCCGTCGACGTCCGCAACCCCAACGAGCAGCCGTCGCGAGAAGAGCTGCGGGACCAGTTCCTCTCGTACCAGGAGGGCTACGACGGCACCCTCACCGGCAAGTTCGAAGGCACGCTCGCCGCAGACGACGCGGGCGAGGCCGCACCGGCGGACGAAGAAGCCGTGGACGAAAACGCTGCCGCAGCCTAA
- the mnmA gene encoding tRNA 2-thiouridine(34) synthase MnmA — MRNRVLGNGRVALGMSGGVDSSVAAALLRDAGYEVVGVTLRFCDTPSQRAAEADAADVCRKLGIAHTVFSATDRFDERVIRPFVADHAKGLTPSPCVGCNATCKMPSLSDAADAAGCDLVATGHYARVVDFPATGRFAVKRALDPAKDQSYMLGLLDQATLSRLMLPLGAMAKLDVRLIAADLGLSVAEKPDSQDNCFVEGDYRDFLRARGCTPRPGAIVTAAGERVGTHEGLAFYTLGQRKGIGVAAPQPYYVIGKRTNENELVVGFKDETLIRRVETAPATWQAFTPSEAPSDAMVKLRYRSETAPCIIGPADEGGVRIDLRSPQPVTAPGQYAVWYLGDTVVGAAMIKEVWQ; from the coding sequence ATGCGAAACAGGGTGCTTGGAAACGGTCGCGTGGCGCTTGGCATGAGCGGCGGCGTCGACAGCTCGGTCGCTGCGGCCCTCTTGCGGGACGCCGGCTATGAAGTCGTGGGGGTGACGTTGCGCTTTTGCGACACGCCGTCGCAGCGGGCGGCTGAGGCCGATGCGGCCGACGTGTGCCGCAAGCTCGGCATCGCCCATACGGTGTTCTCGGCGACTGACCGGTTTGACGAGCGCGTGATCAGGCCGTTCGTTGCCGATCACGCGAAGGGCCTGACTCCCAGCCCGTGCGTGGGCTGCAACGCGACGTGCAAGATGCCGTCGCTGTCCGACGCCGCCGACGCCGCCGGATGCGATCTCGTTGCGACGGGCCACTATGCCCGCGTCGTTGACTTTCCCGCGACGGGGCGCTTCGCCGTGAAGCGGGCGCTCGACCCGGCGAAGGACCAAAGCTACATGCTGGGCCTGCTCGACCAGGCGACGCTTTCGCGGCTGATGCTTCCGCTCGGCGCCATGGCGAAGCTCGACGTGCGTCTCATCGCCGCTGACCTGGGGCTTTCTGTTGCTGAAAAGCCTGACAGCCAGGACAACTGCTTCGTGGAGGGCGACTATCGCGACTTTTTGCGCGCGCGGGGCTGCACGCCGCGTCCCGGCGCGATCGTGACGGCGGCGGGCGAGCGCGTGGGGACGCATGAGGGGCTGGCGTTTTACACGCTTGGCCAGCGAAAAGGCATCGGCGTGGCGGCGCCGCAGCCGTATTACGTCATCGGCAAGCGGACGAACGAAAACGAGCTGGTTGTCGGCTTCAAAGACGAGACGCTCATCCGAAGGGTCGAGACGGCGCCCGCGACGTGGCAGGCTTTCACGCCTTCCGAAGCGCCGTCTGACGCCATGGTGAAACTGCGCTACCGAAGCGAGACGGCACCATGTATCATAGGGCCTGCAGACGAGGGCGGAGTTCGCATCGATCTGCGCAGCCCGCAGCCGGTTACGGCGCCGGGACAGTACGCTGTGTGGTATCTGGGAGACACTGTGGTCGGTGCCGCCATGATCAAGGAGGTTTGGCAATGA
- the pdxT gene encoding pyridoxal 5'-phosphate synthase glutaminase subunit PdxT, with translation MEARRDRQPEATPTRYRRPRVGILAVQGAFAEHRERLQCLGATCVELRQASDLDIPFDRLVLPGGESTAQGKLLDRLGMLAALQRRIEEGMPVLGTCAGMILLAKAIDEQSEQDHPAPRLKTMDIAVTRNAFGRQLASFRTEEDLHGCGRVPMTFIRAPYVHACGPSVEVLAEVDGRIVAAREKNQIALAFHPELDPNDSIHRWFLRL, from the coding sequence GTGGAGGCCCGCAGGGACCGGCAACCTGAAGCAACCCCGACGCGATACAGGCGCCCCCGCGTCGGCATTCTGGCCGTGCAGGGCGCCTTCGCCGAGCACCGCGAGCGCCTGCAGTGCCTCGGGGCGACGTGCGTCGAGCTGCGACAAGCGTCTGACCTGGACATTCCCTTCGATCGGCTCGTGCTGCCCGGCGGCGAAAGCACCGCCCAGGGCAAGCTGCTCGACCGGCTGGGCATGCTTGCGGCGCTGCAACGGCGCATAGAAGAGGGCATGCCCGTGCTGGGAACGTGCGCCGGCATGATCTTGCTCGCGAAGGCGATCGACGAGCAAAGCGAGCAAGACCATCCGGCGCCCCGCCTGAAAACGATGGACATCGCCGTGACGCGCAACGCCTTCGGCCGCCAGCTCGCAAGCTTCAGAACCGAGGAAGACCTGCACGGCTGCGGGCGCGTCCCCATGACGTTCATCCGCGCCCCGTACGTGCATGCCTGCGGGCCAAGCGTCGAAGTCCTGGCCGAAGTCGACGGCCGCATCGTCGCCGCCCGCGAGAAAAACCAGATCGCCCTTGCCTTCCACCCCGAGCTGGACCCTAACGACTCCATCCACCGCTGGTTCCTCCGCCTTTAG
- a CDS encoding DHHW family protein, whose amino-acid sequence MSQPKKRPTRRSDPEPLLSRATTFTRKGDDRAVPRAESAREQEVSRPRHQPSSEPDKRGERGDARPSAPHKLTRAEFNAMNRWRRRCTVAFSAFLVVGCVMGALLFARPSASAVENRELTHFPAFTWEGFVDGSFLNDVSLWYADTYPIREPLVAANRAVASLYGIDTGTKMIGGNVKSDELPPIDKAADGSNDPGQEALKPEERKAVEVPDEAAMAENIQNAVMGGLYVKDGAAYSFYYFLEDSVKAYTAAVNACTDAVKGEAEVFSILVPNNSGVLLDEQTLADMGGTDQGQAIEYFDSLFVPEVHTVDILEPLRSHNDEYLYFRTDHHWTQLGAYYAYLEFCEKAGIEPVPLEDHESMTFDGFLGTYYSELQDPAMAANPDYVQAYIPNGTNDMTYQDASGNELTGNVVTDVSGWNNNSYYSTFIMGDQPLEHIVNDKKDDDSSVLVVKDSYGCAFVPLLVDNFHDVYVIDFRHIDLNIPDFVREHGIRNVIFLNNLTLAGTDGVANKLMSMM is encoded by the coding sequence ATGAGCCAGCCGAAAAAGCGTCCCACGCGGCGAAGCGATCCTGAACCGCTGCTTTCTCGCGCAACGACCTTCACCCGCAAGGGTGACGATCGCGCCGTCCCTCGCGCAGAAAGCGCCCGCGAACAGGAGGTTTCGCGTCCTCGCCACCAGCCTTCCAGCGAGCCCGACAAGCGCGGCGAGCGCGGCGACGCGCGTCCGAGCGCTCCGCACAAGCTCACGCGCGCCGAGTTCAACGCGATGAACCGCTGGCGCCGCCGCTGCACGGTGGCGTTTTCGGCCTTCCTCGTCGTCGGCTGCGTCATGGGCGCCTTGTTGTTCGCCCGTCCGAGCGCCTCTGCCGTAGAAAACCGCGAGCTCACGCACTTTCCTGCATTCACCTGGGAAGGCTTTGTCGACGGCTCGTTTCTCAACGACGTGTCGTTGTGGTATGCCGACACCTATCCGATACGCGAGCCGCTCGTGGCCGCCAACCGCGCGGTCGCATCGCTGTACGGCATCGACACGGGCACGAAGATGATCGGCGGAAACGTGAAGTCCGACGAGCTGCCGCCCATCGACAAAGCGGCAGACGGGTCGAACGACCCCGGCCAAGAAGCGCTCAAGCCCGAAGAGCGCAAAGCCGTCGAAGTGCCCGACGAGGCCGCCATGGCCGAAAACATCCAAAACGCCGTGATGGGCGGGCTGTACGTCAAAGACGGCGCCGCCTACTCCTTCTACTATTTCCTGGAAGATTCCGTGAAAGCCTACACCGCCGCCGTCAACGCCTGCACCGATGCGGTCAAAGGCGAGGCCGAGGTGTTCTCGATCCTGGTGCCGAACAATTCCGGCGTGCTGCTTGACGAGCAGACGCTCGCGGACATGGGCGGCACCGACCAGGGCCAGGCCATCGAGTATTTCGACAGTCTGTTCGTCCCCGAGGTGCACACGGTCGACATCCTCGAGCCGCTGCGCTCCCACAACGACGAATACCTGTACTTCCGCACCGACCACCACTGGACCCAGCTGGGCGCCTACTACGCCTACCTGGAGTTTTGCGAGAAGGCCGGCATTGAGCCCGTGCCGCTCGAAGACCACGAATCGATGACGTTCGACGGCTTTTTGGGCACCTACTATTCGGAGCTGCAGGACCCGGCCATGGCGGCCAATCCCGACTACGTGCAGGCATACATCCCGAACGGGACGAACGACATGACCTACCAGGACGCCAGCGGCAACGAGCTGACCGGCAACGTCGTCACCGACGTGTCCGGCTGGAACAACAATTCGTACTACTCGACGTTCATCATGGGCGACCAGCCGCTGGAGCACATCGTGAACGACAAGAAAGACGACGACAGCTCGGTGCTTGTGGTGAAGGACTCGTACGGGTGCGCCTTCGTGCCCCTGCTCGTCGACAACTTCCACGACGTGTACGTGATCGATTTCCGCCACATCGACTTGAACATCCCGGACTTCGTGCGCGAACACGGCATCCGCAACGTCATCTTCCTCAACAACCTCACTCTCGCCGGCACCGACGGCGTGGCCAACAAGCTCATGTCCATGATGTAG